The Subtercola sp. PAMC28395 genome segment GACAGTCGCCGTGCAAGCCAAGGAAGCTGTGGTGACTGTCACAGACGACGGGCCCGGCTTCGGCTCCGATATCAATGACCGCGCCTTCGAACGGTTCGCGAGCTCTCGAGAGAAGACTCCTGACGACGAACAGCCCCGGCACTACGGCCTCGGGTTGGCACTCGTCGCCGACGTAGCCGCCCGCCACGGCGGGAGTGTGAGCATCGAGCCTCCCGTTCCCGGCAGCGGTGCCACCGTCGTCGTTCGCTTTCCCCTTGCCTGAGCGTTTCCGGTGAAACCCTGAAAGACGCCGCCGGTTAGAGCAATGTCTAAGAAAGCTGGAAGAAACGTCGGGGATCGTAGAGATAGTCACGAACTTCTCCCTACGAAATGAGGCGCACAATGAGCATCCGATCCACTGGCAAGCGCCGCGCACTGGGAATCACTGCCGCCGTCGGCATCGGGAGCTTCGCCGTCACAGCGGTCGGCTCTGCGGTGCTCTGGACCGCGACCACCGCAGAGAAGGCGCAGGCGAGCGTCGCGCAGCCGGCCCAGACCTCGGCCCCGGCGGCCACCACCGCACCCGCCCCTGCCGCAACTGTCGCCCCCGGCACGGTGCAGCCCGCACCTGCGCAAGCCGCACCCGCCCAGCCCGCTCCCGTGCAGCAGGCCCCCGTTCAGCAAGCGCCTGTGCAGCAGGCTCCCGTTCAGCAGGCCCCGCAAGCGAAATCCTCGGGCTCCTGATGCCGACGGCACACGCGGAATGGGAGCTCTGGAGTACCGGCGCCTCCGTCGTCGTCACAGACCCTGAACTGCTCGAGCAGGCCACCGCCATCGTGCACGAGGTCACCGGCCTCGTCGACGACGCCTGCAGCAGGTTCCGTACCGACTCCGAGATCTCGCTCCTCGCCCCGATGCTCCCGGCGGGCACCGACGTCAGCGATACCCTCGCAGCGCTCGTCGCCGCAGCCCTCGACGCAGCCGAGCAGACCGATGGTGCGGTCGACCCGACACTCGGCAACGACCTCATCGCGCTCGGCTACGACACCGACATCGATCTCGTTCGTGCCCGCGATCGGGCCCGTGATCTGGATGCCCGCGGCGACGATGCCCACACAGCCCTGCCTGCGCCGGCCCCCTTCACGCCGGTCATCACGACCGTGACAACCGTGCGCACGCCGGGCTACAAGCGCGTCACCCTCACCGGCTCGCACCTCACCGTGCCGCAAGACCTCCTGCTCGACCTCGGCGCCACCGCGAAGGCCGTCGCTGCCGACGGCGCGGCCGCCCGCATTGCCGACGAACTCGGCTGTGGCGCCCTGGTCTGCCTCGGCGGCGACATCGCCACGGCAGGAACAGCTCCCGACGGCGGCTGGCAGATCGAAGTACAGGACCTGCCGGAAGACCCCCGCCAACAGGTCACCCTCGCCGGCGGCTTCGGCATGGCGACGTCGAGTACGCAGAAGCGCCGATGGGCGACCAACGGAAGCCAGGTACACCACATTCTCGACCCTCGGCTCGGGCTGCCCGTCGTCGCCGTCTGGCGCAGCGTGACGGTGGTCGCCGAAAGCTGCCTCGCAGCAAACGCCTTGAGCACGGCTGCGGTCGTGAAGGGCCAGGGTGCGACCGAGTGGCTCACGGGCATCCATGCCGATGCACGGCTCATCGACCAGGCCGGCCGCACCATCACGACCGGCTCGTGGCCCGCCGCAGACGACGATGCACAGACCGCACAGACCGCACAGACAGAAGAACTGGTGAACCATGGATGAGGCACTCTGGGCTTTCGGCCGCGCCAGTGGCGTCGTCGCCCTCATCCTCTTCACGGCGTCGATCGTGCTCGGCATCATCACGCGATCGGGTCGTCTGCTACCGGGCCTGCCGCGCTTCTCGGTGACCCTGGTTCACCGCAACGTGTCGCTCGTGGGCAGCGTGTTCATTCTGCTGCACGTGGGCTCGCTGCTGCTCGACTCGTACGCCAAGCTCAACGTGACCGATATTCTCGTGCCGTTCATTGGCTCGTACAAGCCGTTCTGGCAGGGTCTCGGCACCGTGGCTGTCGACCTGCTGATCGCCATCATCGTCACCAGCCTGCTGCGGCAACGCCTCGGCGTGAAGGTGTTCAGGGCGGTGCACTGGTTCAGCTACGCCATGTGGCCGATCGCCATGGTTCACTCCATCGGCAACGGCACCGACGGCACCAGCAGCTGGTTCCTGCTGCTCGCCGCGGTCTGCACGCTGGCCGTGGGCACCGCCCTCATCTGGCGACTGTCGTCCCGTTTTGTCGAATCCGCCCGACTCCGCCAAGAAAGCGCCTGATGTCTGCCACCCGCTCAGTGCCTGTCGTGCAGGCCGTCACGCCTCCCGCGACGACCAACCGTCTCTTCGTCGCCGGCGCCGCAGCCAGCCACGCTGCTCATCTGCGCAGCTACGGGCCGCTCGCCACCGAGACGATCACCAACACCCTGCTCGTGGCTCTCGAGGCGTCGGGGCTCACCGGCCGCGGCGGCGCCGGCTTCGCCACCTGGCGCAAGCTCGCCGCTGCCGACGAAGCCCGGGCAGACCGGGTACTGCGCAGCAGCCCGATCGTGATCGCCAACGGCGCTGAGGGCGAACCCCGCAGCACCAAAGACGCTACCCTGCTGCAGAATTCGCCCCACCTCGTGATCGACGGGCTGCTGGCGACCGCGTCAGCCATCAAGGCATCGCAGGTGTACCTCTATACCGTGGCCGAGAACTTTCGAGCAGTGCAGCACGCACTGAATGAGCGACCGGATGCCCGGCACATCGTGCTCGTCGAAGCCGCCGAATCGTTCATCTCCGGCGAGGCGAGCGCTGTGGTCAACGCCATCGAGAACGGCATCGCGCTGCCGACCGACCGCATCAGGCGACTCAGCGACTCGGGTCTCAAGAAGCGGCCCACGATCGTTCAGAACGTCGAGACACTCGCCCACATCGCCCTCATCGCGCGCTACGGGGCACGCTGGTTCCGCAGTATCGGCAGCGATCGTGACCCCGGCACCCGTCTCGTCACCGTGTCAGGAGACGTGCAGCACGAAGGCGTCACCGAGGTTGCGGGCGACACTCCTCTGCGTGACATTCTCGCCACGCGCGGGGTCGACCGCTCGAACGTTCTCGCCGTGCTCGTAGGGGGCTACCACGGCACCTGGGTCGCTGCAGACAACCTCGGAGTGGAACTCTCGGCTGCGGCGCTCGCCCCGCTCGGCGGGCACCCCGGCGCCGGAGTTCTTTATGTTCTGAGCAAGCAGCGCTGCGGGCTCCAGGCGACCGCCGACATCGTGCAGTACCTGGCGAACGAGTCCGCGCGCCAGTGCGGGCCATGCATGTTCGGGCTGCCCGCCATGGCAGGCGTATTGACCCGCATCGCCTCCGGGCATCGGGACCCCAACCTGCGACGGGAGCTCCGTGAGCTCAGCGACACGGTCGCCGGCCGCGGTTCATGCCACCACCCCGACGGCACGGCCCGTCTCGCGTTGAGTGCGCTGTCGGTGTTCGCCGACGACGCCAACCACCACCTGTCGGGTCGCTGCACCCGGCAGTCACGCTAGAAGAAGGGAACGACGATCATGGCCGCACGAACACTCGGCTCGACCGGAACACGCCCTCCTGCCGCCCGGCTGCACATCGACTGGACCAGGTGCGACGGCCGCGGGCTCTGCACAGAGCTTCTCCCCCGCGAGCTGACGCGCGATCGCTGGGGCTACCCGCTGGCGACGAAATCGGCTTCGCGGTCAGACGTCGGAATCGGCGAGAGCAGTCTCGACGCCGCCAACGACGCAGTGGCGCTCTGCCCCAAGCTCGCCCTGACACTCATCCCCACCGGCAAGACCGGCTGACAAGCGCAGTAGCTCAGCCAGAGATCAGGGCTTGGCGACCATCAGCACGGTGATGACCACGAGCAGCAGCGTCGAGATGCCCGAGCCCATGGCGATGCGCGAGTACCCCGCCGGCTTGGCGGCGGCGACTACTGTGCCGTCGCCTGCGACTGCGGGGGCCTCGCCCGCAATTCGCAGCGCCGGAACGACGACGAACATGGTCAGCACGAACGCGACGACGTAGAGCACGATCGAGAGCCACACCCAGGTGTCAGAGAACGAGAAGTTGTCTGTGGGGTCGCTCATGCCGAGCGCGCCGAAGCCGAGCACGACGATGATCAGCGAGAGCCAGCTGAGCAGCGAAGTCGACTTCGCAAGACTGGCCGCCTGGACGGTGTTGCCCTCACGGACTGCGCGAAGCCCCACCATGGGCAGAATGGCCAGCGGCCCGGCGATGAAGACGGCGGCGACAACGTGCAGGGTCATGAAGATGATTGACATGTTCGAACCTTATCGCCACGCCGCTAGGCGCGTCCAACAACCACGCCATCGGCATCCACGTCGAGGTCGCCGAGCGGTGATCCCGCGAATCGCAGGCCCTCCACATGAAGAGTGCCGGCAACGACAGGAATGATCGGCCGAACAGCAAGCGAACCACCCTGCGCGTCGGGCTCGAGCCCGAGAGCCGAAGCGAGCACGCTGACCGCCGCAGCCGCGGACCAGGCCTGCGGCCGGCACGCAGCCGGATACGCGACCGGGCTCCCGACATCGACCAGCGCGTCGCCGGAGTGCAGCTCGGGCATCCGGTAGTCGAACCCCGCAGCCGCGGCGAGGAGGCCCTCGATCAGCACCGCCGCCTCAGCAGTGAACCCCTGGCGCACCAGGCCCGAAATTGCGATGGTGGTGTCATGCGTCCACACCGACCCGCCGTGGTAGCTGAGCGGCCAGAACCCGGCCGAGTCTGCCGACATCGTGCGCAGGCCGAAACCTGAGCTGAGGTCGGGTGAGACCAGCCGGCGTGCGATGAGGCCCGCCCGGGCATCCGGAATCAGGCCTGTGCCGAGCAGATGACCGATGTTGCTCGTCACCGTGTCGACACGCTGCTTGTTGACGTCGAGCGCCACAGCCGGGTACGCGCCGTCGGGGTCGTCGATCCAGAACGCGGCGTCGAAGCGGGCCTTCAGAGCGTCGGCCCAGTCGAGCCATGGGCTGGCGTCGTGGCCGAAGTGCTGAAGCAGTGCGGCACCGCCGACAGCAGCCTCATAGGCGTAGGCCTGCACCTCGCAGAGCGCGATCGGGCCCTCGGCCAGAGAACCGTCACGCCACTGGATCGAGTCGCCCGAATCCTTCCAGCCCTGGTTCGCCAGGCCGTGACCGGTGGTGTCGACGTACTCGAGAAAGCCGTCGCCGTCGCTGTCGCCGTAGTCGCGCATCCACTCGAGGGCGGCGACGAGGTTCGGTAGCAACGCCTCGACCTCGGCGTCGGCGAGCCCCCACTTCCAGGCGTCGTGCAGCAGCACGATCCACAGAGGGGTGGCATCGACCGTGCCGAAATACAGGGGTGGCAGAGAGACGTCTTCGCCCGGAATGTTCAGCACCCCCGGGCGCAGTTCGTGCATGATCTTGCCCGGCTGTTCTGCCGTGTCGGCCACCTCTGCCGTTCCCTGCAGGGCCGCCAGCACACGGAGCGTCGATGCCGCGAGCTCGGTGCCGAACGGCAGCATGAAGCGCGCCGCCCAGATCGAATCACGGCCGAAGAGCGTGAAGAACCACGGTGCACCGGCTGCCAGAAACGGCTCATCGGGAAGCGCCTTCGTCACCATGCGCAGGCCGTGCACGTCGTCGAGCGCGCGCATGACCCAGTTGGCAAGCCTGCTGTCACCGCTCCGGATGACCGGCAGCACCCCCTCGGAACCCGCAGTCACTTCGCCTGTGCCTTCGACCACCGCTGCCTCGTCGACGACGTCGACCGACCAGCTGAGAGCGACAGAGCCGTGTGCCGGCAGTCGGATCGACCATTGGAGTGTGAGCGAGTCATCGCCCGGCACCGTGATCGACGCGTCATCGGCACCCTCACTGAGTATTCGGACCCGGGCCGTGATACTCCCGGAGGTGAGGACGACCGGCGTGCTCCACCCCTCGACGCCCGAACCGGTGCCGCCGTGCTCTGCGTCGTTGGGCTCTGCGTTTCGTGGCTGCTGACCGTTTGGTGCGGCCCCACCTCCGCCGTCTCCGGTCCGACTGATCGAGTACTTCGAGCCCTCGCCCGAAATGCCTGCCTTCACCAGCTGGATCTCGCTGAAATCGGGTATGAGGTCAATCCGGATGACGGTCTGTATCTCCGCCGCACGCGCCGAGGTGAGCGTGAGCGTCTCCCTGAGGGTGCCGTCGCCGATCACGCGGGCGCGGTCGAGCCTGACTCGAGGGTCGGCCCCTGGGCCGTCGAGTCGTCGGAGGAGTGAGACGAACGACGCGGCGCCAGCGCGGCGCAGGTGTTGCGCGATGGGCTCCGGCACCTCGCCACCGACGGTGAGCGAGATCGAGGAGAAGACCCGTGACTCCGAGTGGTAGAAGCCGTGGATCGGCTTGCTGCCGACCTCACCATCGGAGCTCGACCACAACTGGGTGGGTGCACTCAGCAGAACGAGGTCGTCGTTGAGCAGGGGCTGGAGTGAAGCGGCTTGTGCGGGAATGAGAGCGTCTCCTTCAGGGAACGGCTGTTCTGATGCGGCGGGAATCGTCTGGGTGGCGGCAGAAATCGGCGCGCGCGGCGTGCGGGGGGGCTCGTGCGCAGCCCGCCAGGGTCGGCGCTACCTCACTCCTTCACCGCGCCGTCGCTGGCATTGAGGATGCGCTTCTGGAAGATGAAGAAGACGATCGCCACCGGGATGGTCATGACCGCGGCCGCGGCGAGCTTGAGCGGGTACTGCGAACCCTGGCTGAGCTGCCCGCTTGCAAGGGAGGCCACACCCTTCGTCAGAGTGGTGAGGGCCGGGGACTGCGTCGACACGATGAAGTGCGTCAGTTCGTTCCACGACCCCTGGAACGACAGGATGATGATGGTGATGAGCGCCGGCCGCGCCATGGGAAGAACGATCGACCAGAACGTTCGGAAGACACCGGCGCCGTCGATCTTCGCCTGCTCCTCGACGCTCGGCGGGATCGATTCGAAGAAGCTCTTCATGATGAAGACGCCGGCCGCGTCGGCCAACAAGGGAATGATCATGCCCGAATACGAGTCGTACATGCCGAGCTGGTTGATGACGAGGAACTTCGGAATCAGCAGAACGACGCCCGGCACGCTCATCACGGCGATGAGCCCCAGAAAGACGAGGTTGCGACCGCGGAAACGGAGCCGTGCGAGGGCGTAACCCGCGAGCGAATCGAAGAACACCCGGCCCGCCGTGACGAAGAGGGTCACGACGACCGAATTCTTGAACCAGACGGGGAAGTCCGAGCTGAGAAATAGTCGCTCGTAGGCAGCCGTCGTGAACGTCTGCGGCACAAGCGAGAGCGGGTTGGCCGCGGCTTCGGCGTCGGTCTTGAACGAGGTCGCGACGTTGATCAGGAACGGGAAGATGTAGACGACCGCAATCGCGATCAGAATGGCGAAGACCACCGACCGCGCGATCAGCTCCTTGCGACCCGGGCCTGAGCGGCGGCGCCGCGGAGCCTTCTGCGCCACTGCGGGAATGCTCGGGGCGACAGCTGCACTCATCAGCGAACCTCGTCTTTCTTCTCGGCGACGGCGGCAACGGCTGCAGCCGAGGAATTCGTCTCTGATGCTGCAGGGAGGTAGGCCCGCATGCGTCGCCTGGAGACGCCGCGCTCGCGCAGCACCCACCGTTGAACCAGCGTCAGAACGACGATGATGACGAAGAGCATGAACGCGATCGCCGAACCCTTGCCCCACTCCTGGTTGCTGAAAGCAGAGGTATAGGAGAGGTACGCCGGGGTGACAGTGGTCTTGCCGGGGCCACCCTGTGTGCCGGTGTAGATCTGGTCGAACACCTGCCAGGTGCCGATGAGCCCCAGAGTGAGCACGGTGAAGAGCACGGGTCGCAATTGCGGCAGGGTCACCCGCCAGAAACGCTGCCAGCCGTTCGCGCCATCCATCATTGCCGCCTCCTGCGTCTCACCACTGAGGTTCTGCAGTGCTGCAATGAAGAGCAGCATGAACGTTCCGCTGGTGGTGAAGATCGCCATCAGAATGAAGGCCGTCATCGCAACAGACGGGCCAGACAGCCAGTCCCAGTAGGAGACGCCCAGCGCCGTGTTGTCGGTCAGCACGGCGGGGCCCGAGGTCACGCCGAACAGCGCGAGAAAGTTGTGCACGATTCCCGACGGGTCTGCGAACCAGTTGGGCCCGTTGACCCCCAGGTAGGAGAGCAGCTTGTTGACGGCACCGGTGGCTCCGAACAGGAACAGCCAGAGCACGGTGATGGCAACCGAGCTCGTCACCGAAGGAAAGTAGAAGGCGGTGCGAAAGAAACCCCGGCCGCGCAGGATGGCCCGGTTGACCATGACCGCGAGGAAGAGCGAGACCGCCGTCTGCAGGGGCACGACCAGCAGCACGTACCAGGCATTGTTGCGCAGCGAGATGCCGAAGTCCCGCTCTGCGAGCCCGCCACCACCGAGCAGGTCCTGGTAGTTATTGAACCCGATGAAGCTGACATCGCCCGAGAAGGGGCTGCCCCTGCCAGACCAGTCAGAGAAGCTGACCCAGAGCGCCATACCGACAGGCACCACGAGGAAGAGGCCGAGAATGACGATGATCGGCAGAGTGAAGAGCCACCCGGCCACCCCTTCGCGCCCCGCGATTGCGGCGCGACGCGAAGTGGTGGCCTTCGACCCGGAGGTGACGGACATTACTTGCCGACGACCGCTTCGAGGTTCTTCTGGGTCTGGTCGAGAATGGCCTGCGGGTCACCCGTTGCGATGGATTCGAGCTGCGAGTTGAGATCGGTGATCACATCGGAGGCACCCTTCGCCGTGGGTACACCCTGAGCGAAGTCGGCCGACTCGAGGAACGGTGCGAAGGTGGGGTTGGCCGCCTTCCATTTGTCGGCTGCCGACTGCACAGACGGCATCACGCCGAATGCGCTGGCGAATGACAACTGCTGGTCGGTGGAGGTGAGTTGTTCGACGAGCTTGAGTGCAGCGTCCTGGTTCTGGCTGTCGGCAGCGATGCCCCAGCAGTTGGTGAACTGGAGTGTGCCCTGGCCGGCCGGCCCAGCTGGCAGCTGTGCGACCGTGTACTTGATGGCCGGGTAGTCGCTCTTCATTGCGCCGCCGATCCAGTTGCCCTCGATCGTCATCGCTGCGAGGCCCTTGCCGAAGGCCTCGCCACCCCAGCCTGCGCCGAGGTCTTTGGTGGTCTTGGCCGAACCGCTCGCGAGCAGAGACTTCACGTACTGGAGCCCGGCGACGTTCGCTGCGCTGTTGGCGGTGGCTGTCTTGCCGTCGGCGCTGACGAGCCCACCACCGGCCTGTGCCATGAAGGCACCGAGACGGGCGTATTCCGGCGAGAAGGCGAGGCCGACGTGGTCGGCCGTGGTGAG includes the following:
- a CDS encoding FAD:protein FMN transferase, which translates into the protein MPTAHAEWELWSTGASVVVTDPELLEQATAIVHEVTGLVDDACSRFRTDSEISLLAPMLPAGTDVSDTLAALVAAALDAAEQTDGAVDPTLGNDLIALGYDTDIDLVRARDRARDLDARGDDAHTALPAPAPFTPVITTVTTVRTPGYKRVTLTGSHLTVPQDLLLDLGATAKAVAADGAAARIADELGCGALVCLGGDIATAGTAPDGGWQIEVQDLPEDPRQQVTLAGGFGMATSSTQKRRWATNGSQVHHILDPRLGLPVVAVWRSVTVVAESCLAANALSTAAVVKGQGATEWLTGIHADARLIDQAGRTITTGSWPAADDDAQTAQTAQTEELVNHG
- a CDS encoding ferric reductase-like transmembrane domain-containing protein, which produces MDEALWAFGRASGVVALILFTASIVLGIITRSGRLLPGLPRFSVTLVHRNVSLVGSVFILLHVGSLLLDSYAKLNVTDILVPFIGSYKPFWQGLGTVAVDLLIAIIVTSLLRQRLGVKVFRAVHWFSYAMWPIAMVHSIGNGTDGTSSWFLLLAAVCTLAVGTALIWRLSSRFVESARLRQESA
- a CDS encoding NADH-ubiquinone oxidoreductase-F iron-sulfur binding region domain-containing protein, yielding MSATRSVPVVQAVTPPATTNRLFVAGAAASHAAHLRSYGPLATETITNTLLVALEASGLTGRGGAGFATWRKLAAADEARADRVLRSSPIVIANGAEGEPRSTKDATLLQNSPHLVIDGLLATASAIKASQVYLYTVAENFRAVQHALNERPDARHIVLVEAAESFISGEASAVVNAIENGIALPTDRIRRLSDSGLKKRPTIVQNVETLAHIALIARYGARWFRSIGSDRDPGTRLVTVSGDVQHEGVTEVAGDTPLRDILATRGVDRSNVLAVLVGGYHGTWVAADNLGVELSAAALAPLGGHPGAGVLYVLSKQRCGLQATADIVQYLANESARQCGPCMFGLPAMAGVLTRIASGHRDPNLRRELRELSDTVAGRGSCHHPDGTARLALSALSVFADDANHHLSGRCTRQSR
- a CDS encoding ferredoxin, encoding MAARTLGSTGTRPPAARLHIDWTRCDGRGLCTELLPRELTRDRWGYPLATKSASRSDVGIGESSLDAANDAVALCPKLALTLIPTGKTG
- a CDS encoding DUF2269 family protein; this translates as MSIIFMTLHVVAAVFIAGPLAILPMVGLRAVREGNTVQAASLAKSTSLLSWLSLIIVVLGFGALGMSDPTDNFSFSDTWVWLSIVLYVVAFVLTMFVVVPALRIAGEAPAVAGDGTVVAAAKPAGYSRIAMGSGISTLLLVVITVLMVAKP
- a CDS encoding glycogen debranching N-terminal domain-containing protein, translated to MPAQAASLQPLLNDDLVLLSAPTQLWSSSDGEVGSKPIHGFYHSESRVFSSISLTVGGEVPEPIAQHLRRAGAASFVSLLRRLDGPGADPRVRLDRARVIGDGTLRETLTLTSARAAEIQTVIRIDLIPDFSEIQLVKAGISGEGSKYSISRTGDGGGGAAPNGQQPRNAEPNDAEHGGTGSGVEGWSTPVVLTSGSITARVRILSEGADDASITVPGDDSLTLQWSIRLPAHGSVALSWSVDVVDEAAVVEGTGEVTAGSEGVLPVIRSGDSRLANWVMRALDDVHGLRMVTKALPDEPFLAAGAPWFFTLFGRDSIWAARFMLPFGTELAASTLRVLAALQGTAEVADTAEQPGKIMHELRPGVLNIPGEDVSLPPLYFGTVDATPLWIVLLHDAWKWGLADAEVEALLPNLVAALEWMRDYGDSDGDGFLEYVDTTGHGLANQGWKDSGDSIQWRDGSLAEGPIALCEVQAYAYEAAVGGAALLQHFGHDASPWLDWADALKARFDAAFWIDDPDGAYPAVALDVNKQRVDTVTSNIGHLLGTGLIPDARAGLIARRLVSPDLSSGFGLRTMSADSAGFWPLSYHGGSVWTHDTTIAISGLVRQGFTAEAAVLIEGLLAAAAGFDYRMPELHSGDALVDVGSPVAYPAACRPQAWSAAAAVSVLASALGLEPDAQGGSLAVRPIIPVVAGTLHVEGLRFAGSPLGDLDVDADGVVVGRA
- a CDS encoding carbohydrate ABC transporter permease, whose translation is MSAAVAPSIPAVAQKAPRRRRSGPGRKELIARSVVFAILIAIAVVYIFPFLINVATSFKTDAEAAANPLSLVPQTFTTAAYERLFLSSDFPVWFKNSVVVTLFVTAGRVFFDSLAGYALARLRFRGRNLVFLGLIAVMSVPGVVLLIPKFLVINQLGMYDSYSGMIIPLLADAAGVFIMKSFFESIPPSVEEQAKIDGAGVFRTFWSIVLPMARPALITIIILSFQGSWNELTHFIVSTQSPALTTLTKGVASLASGQLSQGSQYPLKLAAAAVMTIPVAIVFFIFQKRILNASDGAVKE
- a CDS encoding carbohydrate ABC transporter permease, which gives rise to MSVTSGSKATTSRRAAIAGREGVAGWLFTLPIIVILGLFLVVPVGMALWVSFSDWSGRGSPFSGDVSFIGFNNYQDLLGGGGLAERDFGISLRNNAWYVLLVVPLQTAVSLFLAVMVNRAILRGRGFFRTAFYFPSVTSSVAITVLWLFLFGATGAVNKLLSYLGVNGPNWFADPSGIVHNFLALFGVTSGPAVLTDNTALGVSYWDWLSGPSVAMTAFILMAIFTTSGTFMLLFIAALQNLSGETQEAAMMDGANGWQRFWRVTLPQLRPVLFTVLTLGLIGTWQVFDQIYTGTQGGPGKTTVTPAYLSYTSAFSNQEWGKGSAIAFMLFVIIVVLTLVQRWVLRERGVSRRRMRAYLPAASETNSSAAAVAAVAEKKDEVR
- a CDS encoding extracellular solute-binding protein; this encodes MQRSKKMWAALGALATITAVGLAGCSGSSFSGGSAGATQNAGSPLTVLIGSSGDAETKAVTDAVAAWSSSSGTTATVSAASDLNQQLAQGFASGKPADVFYVSTDALAGYAANGSLLAYGDKLANKDDFYPTLVSSFTYDGKFYCAPKDFSTLGLEINTDMWAQAGLTDADIPKTWDQLSAVAAKLTTADHVGLAFSPEYARLGAFMAQAGGGLVSADGKTATANSAANVAGLQYVKSLLASGSAKTTKDLGAGWGGEAFGKGLAAMTIEGNWIGGAMKSDYPAIKYTVAQLPAGPAGQGTLQFTNCWGIAADSQNQDAALKLVEQLTSTDQQLSFASAFGVMPSVQSAADKWKAANPTFAPFLESADFAQGVPTAKGASDVITDLNSQLESIATGDPQAILDQTQKNLEAVVGK